One genomic window of Coffea eugenioides isolate CCC68of chromosome 1, Ceug_1.0, whole genome shotgun sequence includes the following:
- the LOC113773456 gene encoding pentatricopeptide repeat-containing protein At1g02060, chloroplastic — protein MAANLSPRAQTFCNCKAPRPPPSPFIKHHSSQPETAAKNSNHKATVGRSNGHAQLSKSKSSSTKTKRARTMARLINARPWSTDLQASLAQSSLSQTTVLQTLRLITTPAKALHFFHWAYKSGFTHTPQSYFLMLELLCQARNFNSARNFLLSIPRKSNGAVQLEDKHFNCLIRAFGEAGLFKESLKIFKTMKSIGVSPSVITFNHLFSILLKRGRTGMVFELFDEMLETYGVEPDLYSFNILIRGFCKNSMVDEGFRFFKKMEKFNCQPDVITYNTIIDGLCKDGRVKIAHNVMKGMLNKGPNLSPNIVTYTTLIRGYCEKLEIDEALDVFEEIACRGLKPNEITYNTLVQGLCEARMLNKVKEILDGCDGENGGFVPDTCTFNTLMNAHCSDGNLDGVFKIFQKMSELKVHPDSATYSMLIRSFCEKGNFEKAEGLFRELYEKEILLHDAGCTPLVASYNPMFRYLTESGKTEMAEKVFKQLLKRGRQDASAFKTIMMGHCREGTVKAAFEILVLMLRRDFVPDFETYESLIEGLLEKDEPILAHETLEKMLKSSHLPRTSIFHRTLARLVSKGCAHESFSMVMLMLEKKIRHNLNIATDTVIVLFKAGMRDKAFEVVRCLYEYGYIINMEELIIFLCKQRKLLEAREMLLFGTKSGQRVDLGVCNTVLNGLCKIKRVNEAFELYYELLEQGIQQPLSCLQELRVALEAEGRSKEAEFVSKRMLNQHPLNGPMSNSKASGKIPHTSR, from the coding sequence ATGGCCGCCAATTTGAGTCCAAGAGCCCAAACATTCTGCAACTGCAAAGCACCACGTCCACCTCCTTCACCATTTATCAAACACCATTCATCTCAACCAGAAACCGCCGCCAAAAACAGCAATCACAAGGCTACGGTTGGTAGAAGCAATGGCCATGCCCAATTATCCAAATCAAAATCATCATCTACCAAAACTAAGAGAGCCCGAACCATGGCCAGACTGATTAATGCCAGGCCCTGGTCAACCGATCTTCAAGCCTCACTCGCCCAATCCTCACTTTCCCAAACCACCGTCCTTCAAACTCTGCGCCTCATCACAACCCCTGCCAAAGCCCTCCATTTCTTCCACTGGGCTTACAAATCGGGATTCACCCACACTCCTCAATCCTACTTCCTCATGCTTGAGCTCCTTTGCCAGGCAAGAAACTTCAACTCCGCCCGGAACTTTCTCTTATCCATTCCGAGAAAGTCTAATGGGGCTGTCCAGCTGGAGGATAAGCACTTTAACTGTTTGATTCGCGCCTTTGGCGAAGCTGGGCTCTTTAAAGAATCCCTGAAGATATTCAAAACCATGAAGTCCATTGGGGTTTCACCCTCTGTTATTACGTTCAAtcatttattttcaattttgctCAAGAGGGGCAGAACCGGCATGGTCTTCGaactgtttgatgaaatgcttgAGACGTATGGCGTGGAGCCTGATTTGTATAGTTTCAATATTTTGATAAGAGGGTTTTGTAAGAACTCTATGGTTGATGAAGGATTTAGGTTCTTTAAGAAAATGGAGAAGTTTAACTGCCAGCCGGATGTAATTACGTATAATACGATCATTGACGGTCTGTGTAAAGACGGTAGAGTGAAGATTGCGCATAATGTCATGAAGGGTATGCTTAATAAAGGTCCAAATTTGAGTCCTAATATTGTTACGTACACTACTTTGATCAGAGGGTATTGTGAGAAGCTGGAGATTGATGAAGCTTTAGACGTTTTTGAGGAGATAGCCTGTCGAGGGCTGAAACCGAATGAGATTACTTATAACACCCTTGTGCAAGGACTATGTGAGGCGCGTATGCTTAATAAGGTAAAAGAGATATTGGATGGTTGCGATGGAGAGAATGGAGGATTTGTTCCTGATACGTGTACTTTTAATACTCTGATGAATGCACATTGCAGCGACGGAAATTTAGATGgggtattcaaaatttttcagaaGATGTCAGAGTTGAAGGTTCACCCTGATTCAGCAACATATAGTATGTTGATTCGGAGTTTCTGTGAGAAAGGGAATTTTGAGAAGGCAGAGGGATTGTTTCGAGAGTTATATGAGAAGGAGATCTTACTGCATGATGCAGGGTGTACACCTCTAGTTGCATCATACAACCCCATGTTCCGGTATTTGACTGAAAGTGGCAAGACAGAGATGGCTGAGAAAGTGTTCAAGCAGCTATTGAAAAGGGGAAGACAGGATGCTTCTGCTTTTAAAACAATTATGATGGGCCATTGCAGAGAAGGTACCGTTAAGGCTGCTTTTGAAATCTTGGTTTTGATGTTGAGGCGAGATTTTGTACCCGATTTTGAGACTTATGAATCCCTAATTGAGGGCCTTTTGGAGAAGGATGAACCGATTCTTGCTCATGAGACTTTAGAGAAGATGTTGAAGAGCTCTCATCTTCCTAGAACGTCTATTTTCCATCGAACTCTAGCTCGGCTTGTTAGTAAGGGTTGTGCTCATGAATCCTTCAGCATGGTGATGTTAATGTTAGAGAAAAAGATCAGACACAATCTGAATATAGCAACAGATACTGTAATAGTGTTATTTAAAGCTGGCATGCGGGATAAAGCTTTTGAGGTCGTTAGATGTCTCTATGAATATGGGTATATAATTAATATGGAAGAGTTAATTATTTTCCTCTGCAAGCAGAGAAAGCTATTAGAGGCTCGTGAGATGTTGCTTTTTGGCACAAAGAGTGGTCAGAGAGTTGATTTGGGTGTGTGCAACACAGTTTTAAATGGTCTGTGTAAGATCAAAAGAGTAAATGAGGCATTCGAACTTTACTATGAATTGTTAGAGCAAGGAATTCAACAGCCTTTAAGCTGTCTTCAAGAGTTAAGAGTAGCTCTTGAAGCTGAAGGAAGATCAAAAGAAGCTGAGTTTGTTTCTAAGAGAATGCTTAACCAGCATCCGTTGAATGGACCAATGTCGAACTCAAAGGCCTCGGGAAAAATCCCACACACTAGTAGATAA
- the LOC113773466 gene encoding cell division cycle 20.5, cofactor of APC complex-like, which translates to MGENPSWVLQSGCYSPTRLRSPVDYDFPGDRFIPNRSLMDLDHAKSLLTNRTKELEKPKYSEEYSRKLKENLTLDVEGRPYRMLVFRGSPKSSRKSSRLIDEMRRSDEDTTNTRDSNKNRSFPKKESLVLDAPNLSDDFYMNVLDWGSGNLIAVALGSALYTWNPSNRAIHKLLDVDSQCDYPTSLAWSGDARKIAVGHMCSDVQLWDAETSKLVRSLRGHQNKVVSVEWNGHILTSGGNDKAIINHDVRAKKSLTCYLRVHTRGVCSLKWSRRSNILASGGDDNLVYIWNASKMSSSHYMYRLNAHSAAVKALAWCPYNSDVLASGGGLLDGSLKLWNVQKGVCINSINTHAQVCALQWNRHQKEILSGHGFSWGNTDCGNQLCLWKYPSMSKIGGSSKSDSRVLHLTQSPDGLRVASAGANETISIWEVFGPPQANEPRSSGLDSLLAFRASPIR; encoded by the exons ATGGGAGAAAATCCCAGTTGGGTACTTCAATCTGGTTGCTACTCCCCAACTCGCCTCCGCAGTCCTGTTGACTACGACTTTCCG GGAGATAGATTTATACCCAATAGGAGCCTGATGGATCTTGATCATGCCAAGAGTTTATTGACAAACAGGACTAAAGAGTTGGAAAAGCCCAAATACAGT GAGGAGTACAGCAGGAAATTAAAGGAGAATCTGACTCTAGATGTTGAAGGAAGGCCCTACAGAATGCTAGTCTTCAGGGGAAGCCCCAAATCCAGCAGAAAATCCTCGCGCCTTATTGATGAAATGCGGAGAAGTGACGAGGACACAACAAATACTAGGGATTCTAATAAAAATCGATCCTTCCCAAAG AAAGAAAGTCTTGTTTTGGATGCACCAAACTTGAGTGATGATTTCTATATGAATGTCTTGGATTGGGGAAGTGGTAATTTGATTGCTGTTGCTTTGGGCTCAGCCTTATACACCTGGAATCCTAGTAACAGAGCAATTCATAAATTATTGGACGTGGACAGTCAATGTGATTATCCTACAAGTCTAGCCTGGTCGGGGGATGCCAGAAAGATTGCTGTTGGACATATGTGCTCTGACGTACAGCTCTGGGATGCCGAGACTTCAAAGCTC GTTAGAAGCCTAAGAGGCCATCAGAATAAAGTGGTATCTGTAGAATGGAATGGTCACATCTTAACATCTGGAGGCAATGACAAAGCTATTATTAACCATGATG TAAGAGCTAAGAAGAGTTTGACATGCTACTTGAGAGTACACACTAGGGGTGTCTGTAGTTTGAAATGGTCAAGAAGAAGCAACATTCTAGCAAGTGGGGGAGATGACAACCTTGTCTACATCTGGAACGCATCTAAGATGAGCTCATCACACTACATGTATCGCTTGAATGCTCACAGTGCTGCGGTCAAGGCCCTTGCTTGGTGCCCGTATAATAGTGATGTCCTAGCTTCTGGAGGAGGGCTTCTTGATGGCAGTCTCAAGTTATGGAATGTGCAGAAAGGAGTTTGCATTAACAGCATAAATACTCATGCCCAG GTATGTGCGTTGCAATGGAACAGGCATCAGAAAGAGATACTGAGTGGGCATGGGTTTAGCTGGGGAAACACTGACTGTGGAAATCAGCTCTGCTTGTGGAAGTATCCTTCTATGTCCAAAATAGGAGGGTCAAGCAAAAGCGATTCCAGAGTTCTCCATCTTACTCAG AGCCCAGATGGATTAAGAGTGGCGTCAGCTGGAGCAAACGAGACCATTAGCATCTGGGAAGTTTTTGGCCCACCTCAGGCTAATGAACCAAGAAGTTCAGGATTGGATAGCCTGTTAGCTTTCAGGGCATCCCCTATAAGATAG